GCGGGGTGAGCAACGTCGCTTGGAAGAGTACAAAACACAGTGTTCGTACTCTGCTGTGTTGGATAGTCAGCAAAGTCCAGCACTAAACGAGTTACTTGCTCAAGTGTCTACTAGCCTTGCTTTTACACAAACAGTACGCGAATATCTCAATCATGCCCTGAAAGTGCTCGAAAGGCAGCAGGAAGTTTTAACAAAGAACTCAGGAGTCAGTTGTCAGAACTCAGAAATGTTGAAATAAGCACAGAAAAAAATAATCGAGCATTCAGTACGACTGGCTCTTGAGTCGAGGAGTCTGATTCCCCATTCGTCTGAATGCGAGCCAGAAAGTTATATTCATAACTGTTTGAAGTAAATCCACTCACCTTCAACTTGGGCGATCGCACCTCCAGGAAATGGATCAGTCTCCGAACGGTTTGGTGCATTGATTAAAGCAATTAGTTTTTCAATTTGCTCGAAACTAGAAGCACTCTGAATTATTTCTTGTAATACCTGACGCATGACGCGACGCTGTAGCGCCAGTGGCGCTTTCTGTAATACGCCACGGTTCAGCTTTATTGAATATGCCTCATCTGGCGATATCACCATCGCCTCTTGTCGCAACTCTACGGCAGCTTGTTCTAAATATTCTACTTCTGCTTGCAAAATTTCAGCAGTTTGGGCAAGAACTGATTCAACTTTAGGGTTGAAATTTTCTTGCAAATATGGTATTACATTTTGACGGATGCGATTACGGGCAAACTTCAAATCTTGATTTGTTGAATCTTCCCAAACAGGTAGCTGAAAGTCTTGGCAAAATTGCCCAGTTTGCATACGAGTTATTTCTAACAGTGGGCGTATAAGCACGATGCCATTATCCAGCAGTCGTTGCCATGTTAATGCTTGCAAGCCATCAGCACCTGTACCGCGAATTAAGTTGTAAAGTAGAGTTTCAGCGCGATCGCTAGCTGTGTGACCTGTAACAATGCAATGAAATTGGTTTTCCTGGGCGATCGCACTAAAAACTTGATACCGCCAGTTACGTGCAGCAGCTTCGCTTTTTAAAGGTTCGTCAGCTGTTCGTATATAAAATGAAACACCCCAATTTTTTGCCAAGTTTTCTACATGCTTAGCATTTGCTTGGGAGTCGGAACGCCAGCAATGGTCGCAGTGGACAATACTTAGATACCATCCCCATTTTTTTTGTAAATCTAACAGTATTTTGATCAGACACAGGGAATCTTGTCCACCTGAAACTGCAACTAATAGTCGTTGGTTGCGCTCAAAGAGGTGACGAGAGCGGATCGTGCGGTGTAATTTTGCATGGACAGGAGTCCAAGGAGTGCGATCTGCCAATGGATGCAAGCTTCGCTTATCGCTCATTCAGCAATTTAAAGTTCAAAGGAGTGAAACAAAGGGAAAATGATAACTGGTCACTGTTAACCCTTCGGGTATCTCCTGCGGAGACGCTACTTTGTAAGTCCCAAAGGGACACGCTTACGCGTTCGCTCTTAGCGTGCGCTTGCGCTTACGCCCTTGGCGTGCGCTTTGCGCTTACGCAGTCGCCTAGGTCGGGAAAACGCCAGGTGCTACAACGGGGCGGCACGTTTTGGGGGGAAGCTTCCCCCCAAAAGCTGCCTTGGGAACCCTAACGCCAGATCCCTACGGAGGGAAACCCTCCTGCAGGACTGGCTCCGCAACGCACTGGCTCCCCTCCTGCAGCGCTGGCTCACTGATAACTGATTCAGTCATGGGAGTGACAAACAACTGTCATTGATCCGTCATATTGGCTTGTTAGAGTTATCTCAAGGAAAAATTAAGTTTGCTCCTATCACCACAATTTGTGCTCTCTTGTATGGTAGATAGCAAAGGAGCATTTTTATAGCATATATTTATTCACACCACGCCGTTTATTTTTTCTGTGACCTGTCATGCCTTTTTTCCCCAAACTGCGTCCATTCATTTTGATAGTCTTTTTTATAAGCTTCCTCTTAAGTGGAGTGCTCTCAGGAGGCTATTTTAGCAATGCTGCAACACCAAGTGCAGTCACACCTGTGTCTAATGTTGCCCTCACTCAGGGGGTACGTAAAACGGTATTGAAAAATGGTTTAACAGTCTTAACTAAGGAAGTCCACACCGCACCTGTGGTGAGTGTGCAGGTTTGGTATCGAGTTGGTTCGCGCAACGAGAAAGCAGGAGAGAGTGGCATATCTCACCAGCTAGAGCATTTGATGTTCAAAGGAACCACAGATCGTCCAGTACAATTTGGTCGGCTGTTTAGTGCTTTGGGAAGTCAGTCCAATGCTTTTACGAGTTATGACGAGACAGCTTATTTTGGCACAGTGCAACGCGACAAATTAGAAGCCCTAGTCACCTTAGAAGCTGATCGCATGGAAAGCGCTTTAATTGGGGCTGAACAACTGACAAGTGAAAAGCGCGTCGTCATCTCGGAATTACAAGGATACGAAAATTCTCCAAGCTATCGCCTTAATCGGGCTGTGATGCGAGCAGCTTTCCCGAAACGGGCTTATGGTTTACCCGTAGGAGGTACAAAAGCTGATGTACAGCAATTCACAGTGGAGCAGGTACGGAACTACTACAAAACCTACTACAGCCCTGACAATGCCACTCTAGTTATTACGGGAGATTTTGCCACAGAACCTGTGCTGAAAACTGTCCAAAAAACTTTTGGGAAGTTACCAAATCGGGGGAAACAAGACAGCCAAACTAAGGAAAATTCTTCAAAATCACCTTCTTCTACCTCTACTCCTAAAAAAACACCCCCTCCCTCCTCTTCTTCTAGCTCTACTTCTAAAAAATCACCTATCGTCTTAAAAGAACCAGGAAGCGCTGCATTATTGCAAGTCGTTTATCCTCTACCAAATGTTAATCATCCAGACGTACCAGCAATTGATCTGATGGATGTGATTCTCACGGGCGGACGTAGCTCACAGCTTTACCAAACCTTGGTAGAATCAGGCTTGGCAAGCTCGGTGGGTGCAAGTCCTTCAGAACTCATCGAACCAGGTTGGTACGAAATTAATGTCACAGCTGCTGCAGGTCAACCCCCATCAAAAATTGCTCAGGTGTTGCAACAGTCCTTGGCTCAACTGCAACAAAAACAAGTTACCACAGAAGAATTGAACCGAGCAAAGACGCAACTCCAAGCTTCCTTTGTACTTAGTAACCAAGATATCACCTCTCAGGCGACACAGCTAGGATATAACCAAACTGTCGCTGGGGATTATCGTTATGTTGAGGGATATCTTAAAGCAATTGCCAAACTCACAGCAGCAGATATACAGCGAGTAGCGAAAACTTACCTCAATCCTGCTAAACAAACTATCGGCTTCTTTGAACCCACTCTACCAGGTGGTAAGCCAGGGAGTTCCAGTGGTGCTTCTAGTCGCACTGTAGAAAACTTCAGCCCTGGTAAGCCAGTTGATCCAGCAGAACTTGCTAAATACCTCCCTCCTGCAACATCAGCCACTGCTTCGACTCAACAACCGTTACCACAGCAATTCACACTCAAAAATGGCTTGCGCGTTTTGCTGCTACCTGATCACAGTGTCCCCACTGTGAATCTCAGTGGACAAATTGATGCTGGTGCTGAATTTGATACTAATCAGAAAGCAGGTTTAGCAAGTTTGGTTGCAACCAATTTAATGAATGGAACTCAAACCAAAAATGCTCTAACTCTAGCAAAAACCCTGGAAGATAAGGGAGTCAGCTTGGGATTCGCTGCTAGTCGTGAAGGAGTTGGTATTGGTGGAAATGGGTTGTCTGCTAATATGCCGATATTAATTCAAACTCTGGCAGATGTAGTACAAAATGCTACCTTCCCAGATAAGCAACTAGAACTTACTCGTCAGCGGGCTTTGATAAGTCTGAAAGTACAACTCGATGATCCTCGCGGATTGGGACGACGGGTATTCCAACAAGCAATTTACCCTGAAAATCATCCCTTTCATAGCTTTCCTACAGAAGAAAGCTTAAAGAGCGTAACTCGTGCTGATGTGCTTCGCTTTTACCAGGAACACTATCGCCCAGATACGACAACGATCGCCCTTGTTGGTGACTTTGACCCTAACCAAGTGAAAGCACAATTCAATAAAGCTTTCGATAAATGGCAAGTTCAGAGTAAGCCACCGACTCTTAATTTACCTGCGGTGTCCTTACCGCAAACAATGAAACAGTTGAGTTCAGTGATTCCCGGTAAGACGGAAGCTGTTACCTACATAGGTTACAATGGTATTGCACGCAAAGATTCTCGTTACTATTCTGCTTTGGTACTCAATCAAATTTTGGGCGGCGATACCTTATCTAGTCGCTTGGGTACAGAGGTGCGCGATCGCCAAGGTTTAACCTACGGTATCTACAGTGGCTTTTCTACAGGTATCAATCCTGGTCCATTCTTAATTCAGATGCAGACCGCTCCAGGAGATGCTCAGAAGGCTATTACCAGCACTCTGGCTTTACTTAAGCAGTTGCGAGACCAAGGAATCACCCAAGGTGAATTGAATACAGCCAAACGCTCAATCACCAATAGCTACCCTGTAGAATTAGCTAATCCTAGTAGCGTAGCGAGCATGATTTTAGATAATGCCGTTTATGGTCTTTCTCAAACAGAAATCCGAGAATTTCCTAAACGAATTCAAGCAGTGACTCCGGTTCAGGTGCAACAGACAATACAAGAACTTATTCATCCAGATAAGCTGGTGATTGTCACGGCTGGACCTGGAGCTTAGGTCAAGTATGTAAGGATAAATATTCAGCAACCCAGTGTCTGAAGACACTGGGTTGCTGATTAACGACTGGTCAAATTTAAAACGAGCGCGGCAGGGTTCGAACCTGCGACCAACGGATTAGAAATCCGTGGCTCTATCCACTGAGCTACGCGCCCAATCAAAATAACTGCCTCGTTGGACAGTCACTTTATACATTATATCTATAAACCTAAGCAAAAGGCAATCTAAAATTATTGCAGATTTCACCTCGGCGAAGCTAAGATCCAAGTCGTCGCAAAAGTGAGTCAATGAACAAACACTAGAAACAAAGCAAATGGCATATTGGTTAGTCATAGGCGTGATCGCAGTACCAGTTTTAGGTTGAAACTGACTGGTTCAGTTTTATCAAATCTGTCTTTTGAAGTATTATTCAGCCAAAAAGCTGCTAAAAAAGTGCATTTCTACAGTAAAGTTCTATGAGTAGCGCTAACACCGAGTTACACCATCTCAAAACTATGTTCTCCACTCAAGGCATTGTCTGGGCTATCCTAAGTTAGAGTCTGCTAGCACTTCTACAATTTATGGTGTTTAGTAGTATAATGTCATATTCACTCTTGCTCCGAAAGCCTGCTGAGTGCAATGTTATTGGAACATATATTTTTGAAGCAATAGCTGATCTGGCTGCTGGTGTCTTATGCTTAAGAAATTGGCGCAGTCCACAAATACAAGAGTGGTGATAGTGTTTAGTTAGTCATCAGTATCGTTATGTTTTTATATTTCCTTGGAAAGATATTTGTCAGTTGTACAGAAATAGTCTTGCAAGAAAAACTTATCGTTTCCCTTGCGGTTCTGTTTTTTGTGAGCACTGATTTTTTCCTGGGGTTGGGCATGATGCGCTTTAAATGGGCCACAAGTTGGGTTCGTAACTATCAAAATAGAGAGATATTTAGAGGTATTTTGGGCGTGAAGTGGAGTTTTATTTGGCATGGGCGCTGTTGGAGGAATACGACGCATAATTTATCCGTTCGCGACGTGTCAGTGGAAGAAAAACAGTTTAGAAATTTGTGGTGTCTACCGTGAGAAAACTAACAGAACCAGATAAACACGAAATTCTCAAATTATACCGCGAAACTGCCGAAACAACCTCAACTTTGGCAGAACGCTATGACGTGAGTAACTCGACAATTAGCCGCTTACTCAAAAGTACTCTGCCAGAAGATGAGTATGAATACCTTGTGTCTTTAAAGCGTGCTGCAAGAACCCCTGAAGGAAGGGCACAAGTTAGCTACGACAATCTGCCGGCTTTTAGCAACCAGTCACAGGAAGACGAGAAACAAGAGCAAAAAGCTTTAGAGCCTGAAGTTTCGCAAACTGTCGTTGAGATTGCGCCCCTGCAAGTTCCCCAGACGCCTAAGTCGTCAGAGTCTCCTGCAGCAGCAGTTGTCTTACCGCAAGAAGAACCTGTCGTTGCACAAAACTTGCAGCTTGTGGAAGTTGATGAGCCAACTCATGCTAGCAGACGAGTGAAGCGGCGCTCCTCAGCCGAGACAAAACCAATTTTACCAGTCCGAGCTAAGCAATATGAGCAACCATATGAGCAACCAGTTGCCGAGCAATTGGAACTTCTAGAACAAAAACCCCGAGAAATAAAACCTCCAGAAATAAAACCTCCAGAAATAAAACCTCTAGAAATAAAACCTCTAGAAATCACCACCATTCCTAGTCCGCTTTTGGAAGATACACGTCCAGAGGCTAATGTGATAGCGGAAATGTTTGGCGAAGATTTGCTAGACGAGTCAGATGATTTGGAGGATTTGGATGATGATGATGATGAGGAATATGACGACGAAGACTTTGAACCAGCTCAACCTTTAGTCACAAGACCAAGATCGGGTGAAGCCTTAGTAAGAGTCTTACCATTGTCATCAGCGGCTTTGCCCAAAACTTGCTATTTAGTTATAGATCGTTCCTCAGAATTAATCACTCGTCCACTGCGGGAATTTGGCGACTTGGGACAAATTCCTAGCCTGGAAACTCAACAAAGAACGCTACCAGTATTCGATAACCATCGAGTCGCAAAGCGCTTCTCAACCAAGCGCGATCGCGTGATTAAAATTCCTGATACTAAAATGCTGCACAAGGCTCGTTATCATCTAGAAGCAAAAGGAATCACTCGACTGTTAATAGATGGTCAAGTCTACTCCTTGTCTAATGTTTAATCATTAGCTTGATTTCAAAACAAGCCTCCCACTTTATTCAAAAGTGTTGTACAGCACAGTAGAGACAGATACACACACAATAAGTAATTTCTCTGTTGTTTGTTCGCACGGTTTGGTTCCATATTCAGGGGAACCCAACGCCAGTCGCTATCCTACAACAAACCTTCT
This portion of the Brasilonema sennae CENA114 genome encodes:
- the tilS gene encoding tRNA lysidine(34) synthetase TilS — translated: MSDKRSLHPLADRTPWTPVHAKLHRTIRSRHLFERNQRLLVAVSGGQDSLCLIKILLDLQKKWGWYLSIVHCDHCWRSDSQANAKHVENLAKNWGVSFYIRTADEPLKSEAAARNWRYQVFSAIAQENQFHCIVTGHTASDRAETLLYNLIRGTGADGLQALTWQRLLDNGIVLIRPLLEITRMQTGQFCQDFQLPVWEDSTNQDLKFARNRIRQNVIPYLQENFNPKVESVLAQTAEILQAEVEYLEQAAVELRQEAMVISPDEAYSIKLNRGVLQKAPLALQRRVMRQVLQEIIQSASSFEQIEKLIALINAPNRSETDPFPGGAIAQVEGEWIYFKQL
- a CDS encoding transposase; its protein translation is MRKLTEPDKHEILKLYRETAETTSTLAERYDVSNSTISRLLKSTLPEDEYEYLVSLKRAARTPEGRAQVSYDNLPAFSNQSQEDEKQEQKALEPEVSQTVVEIAPLQVPQTPKSSESPAAAVVLPQEEPVVAQNLQLVEVDEPTHASRRVKRRSSAETKPILPVRAKQYEQPYEQPVAEQLELLEQKPREIKPPEIKPPEIKPLEIKPLEITTIPSPLLEDTRPEANVIAEMFGEDLLDESDDLEDLDDDDDEEYDDEDFEPAQPLVTRPRSGEALVRVLPLSSAALPKTCYLVIDRSSELITRPLREFGDLGQIPSLETQQRTLPVFDNHRVAKRFSTKRDRVIKIPDTKMLHKARYHLEAKGITRLLIDGQVYSLSNV
- a CDS encoding M16 family metallopeptidase, which translates into the protein MPFFPKLRPFILIVFFISFLLSGVLSGGYFSNAATPSAVTPVSNVALTQGVRKTVLKNGLTVLTKEVHTAPVVSVQVWYRVGSRNEKAGESGISHQLEHLMFKGTTDRPVQFGRLFSALGSQSNAFTSYDETAYFGTVQRDKLEALVTLEADRMESALIGAEQLTSEKRVVISELQGYENSPSYRLNRAVMRAAFPKRAYGLPVGGTKADVQQFTVEQVRNYYKTYYSPDNATLVITGDFATEPVLKTVQKTFGKLPNRGKQDSQTKENSSKSPSSTSTPKKTPPPSSSSSSTSKKSPIVLKEPGSAALLQVVYPLPNVNHPDVPAIDLMDVILTGGRSSQLYQTLVESGLASSVGASPSELIEPGWYEINVTAAAGQPPSKIAQVLQQSLAQLQQKQVTTEELNRAKTQLQASFVLSNQDITSQATQLGYNQTVAGDYRYVEGYLKAIAKLTAADIQRVAKTYLNPAKQTIGFFEPTLPGGKPGSSSGASSRTVENFSPGKPVDPAELAKYLPPATSATASTQQPLPQQFTLKNGLRVLLLPDHSVPTVNLSGQIDAGAEFDTNQKAGLASLVATNLMNGTQTKNALTLAKTLEDKGVSLGFAASREGVGIGGNGLSANMPILIQTLADVVQNATFPDKQLELTRQRALISLKVQLDDPRGLGRRVFQQAIYPENHPFHSFPTEESLKSVTRADVLRFYQEHYRPDTTTIALVGDFDPNQVKAQFNKAFDKWQVQSKPPTLNLPAVSLPQTMKQLSSVIPGKTEAVTYIGYNGIARKDSRYYSALVLNQILGGDTLSSRLGTEVRDRQGLTYGIYSGFSTGINPGPFLIQMQTAPGDAQKAITSTLALLKQLRDQGITQGELNTAKRSITNSYPVELANPSSVASMILDNAVYGLSQTEIREFPKRIQAVTPVQVQQTIQELIHPDKLVIVTAGPGA